The DNA window CTGTCCACGATGATGAACGAGACGGTGACGAGCCTCCAGTCCACGAGCAACGCGGCGCGCACCCTGCAGGAAGTCGCCGAGCAGATGGAGCACGTGGCCCGGAGCTACCGGGTGTAGAAGGGGCCCATGTCCCTGCCCCCGCCGCGCGCCCTCATCTTCGACCTGGGCAACGTCCTGGTCTTCCACGACAACGGCCTGCTCTTCCACCGGCTGGGGGCCCGCGCGGGCCTGCCCCCGCAGGAGGTGGCGCAGCGGCTCACCGGCGCGGGCTGGACGGCGGCCAACCGGGGGCAGCTGGACGCGGAGGGCATCCGCCGGGACGTGTGCGGGGCGCTGGGGGTGGAGCTGCCCCTGGAGGAGTTCGCCCCGCTGTGGAGCAGCCACTTCACCGTGCACGAGGCGGTGCTGCCCTCCGTGGAGGCGCTGGAAGGCCGGGTGAAGCGGGTGCTGCTGTCCAACACCAACGTGCTCCACGTGGCGTACCTGCGGCCCCGGCTGCCCTTGCTCCAGCGCTTCGACGCGGTGCTGATGAGCTGCGAGGTGGGCCTCGTAAAGCCCGAGCCTGCCTTCTTCCAGCTCGCCCTGGAGCGCGCCGGCTGCGCGCCGCACGAGGCCGCCTTCTTCGATGACCTGCCCGAGTACGTGGAGGCCGCGAACGCGCTCGGCATCCGCGGCCACCTGTTCACCACCGCGCCCGCCTTCGCCGCGCAGCTCGCGGCGCTGGGGCTCTGAGGCCTACAGCTGCTCGTAGCGGGCGATGAGCGGCTCGGCCTTGCCCGCCTCCGCCCAGGCCTGGAACGCCGGCAGGGCGAGCACCGTGTCCCGGTACGCCTGCCCCAGCGCGTCCAGCGTCACGTCATACGTGACGAAGCGGGTGACGACGGGCGCGAAGAAGGCGTCCGCGATGGTGAAGTGCCCATAGAGAAACGGCCCGCCCTGCCCGAAGCGGCCCCGGCACTCGGCCCACACCGCCTGGATGCGGGCGATGTTCTCGTCCACCGCGGGCGGGCGCGCCCGGCCCGGCTTCCGGGCGCGGATGTTCATGGGCATGTGCTCGCGCAGCGCCTGGAAGCCCGAGTGCATCTCGGCCACCACCGAGCGCGCATGCGCGCGGGCCGCGGCCGCCTGGGGCCACAAGCGGGCCTCGGGGAACGTCTCCGCCAGGTACTCGCAGATGGCCAGCGAGTCCCAGATGACGAGCTCCCCGTGCTGCAGCGCGGGCAGGCGCCCGCTGGGCGAGTACCGGGCGACGCTGCGCGCGGTGTCCGCCTCACCGAGGGGCACCACCACCTCGCGGAACGGCTGCCCCACGTGGGCCAGGGCGAGGTAGGGGCGCAGCGACCAGGAAGAGTAGTTCTTCGACGCGACGACGAGCGTGAGTTCGGCCATGGGCGGCAACCCTACCGCCCGGCGGGCGCGGTTCAACCCCTGGCGCGCTTGGGGGCGAGGAGCGAACGGACACGGGCCAACAGCCGCGGCCGGGGCGGGGCCTCGCGCGGTTCGATGCGGAACACCTCCACGGGCAGCCGCAGCCCCTTGAGGGCATTGCGCCGGAAGCGCAGGGCGGGCGGCAGCGCGTGGCCATCCACCTGCCGCATCACCGCCTCGCTGACGTAGAGCGTGCCCGGCCGGGCCAGCGCCTCGATGCGCGCCGCCAGGTTCACGCCCTCACCGAACAAATCCCCCCCGAGGGAGACCACCGGGCCCACATGGACGCCGATGCGCAGCGCCATTTGCCGCCCGGCGGGAGCCTGTTGGTTGTAACAGCGCAGCGCGTCCTGGAGCGCCACGCCAAATCGCACCGCCGGCAGCCCTCCGTCGAACGCGAGCAGGAAGCCGTCCTCCGTCGCCTTCACCTCCCGCCCACCCTGGCGGGGCAGCAGCTCCCGGACGAGGCGGGCATGTTCCGCCCTCAGCTCTCCTTCCAGTGCCTCCTCCTGCGGAACCCGGGCCTCCCGTGAAACCATCGCCGTGAACATGACCGCCGTGACACTGCGAATCTCGGCCTGCGGTGCTTCCACCATGGCGTGACGCCTCCCCTTCCCCCCGGCTCAGCTGAGAATGTTAGCGTGAAGACAGATTTCCAGCCTGTACTCGCCCTGAAGACCCCAAAAGGGCCATCGGGTCCTGCAGGGTAGTCCCAGCCCCAGGGGCCTGTCCCTCCGGGTTTCCCGCGAATGCGTCCTTCTCGACGCAATGCGCCAGCGCCGCGTCGGGTGCCTCACACTGGGTGTGAACCGGAGGGAAATCCCCGGGCGAAGCGCCGTGCATGGGGCTTGAGTCGAAGCCCAAGAGGCCGGAAGGTGGGACGGAATGCCCCCCAAGCAGCACATCTACCTGGTCCCAGGCTTCTTCGGCTTCACCAACCTGGGGGAGCTGCTGTACTTCGGCCACGTCCGCGACTTCCTCCAGGCGGAGTTCGCCCGGCGCGGGGTGGAGGCCGAGGTGGTGGCCATCCTGTCCCACCCCACCGCCTCCATCCGGCAGCGCACGGCGGACCTGCTCAAGGCCGTGCAGGAGACGGCCAGCGAGGACGAGGGGCCCATCCACTTCATCGGCCACTCCACCGGCGGGCTGGACTCGCGGCTGTTCGTCAGCCCCGGGGCCTCGCTGCGCGAGGGGCTGGCGCTGGAGCTGTACGCCAGCCGCGTGCGCTCCGTGGTGACGGTGTCCACGCCCCACGCGGGCACGCCCCTGGCCTCCTTCTTCCTGGGGCTCTTCGGCCAGCAGCTCCTGCGGCTCCTGTCGCTCTTCACCGTGTACGTGCTGCGCTTCGGGCGGCTGCCGCTGCGGGTGATGTTCCGGCTGGGCCACGTGCTGGCGCGCGCGGATGATCAGCTCGGGTGGAAGGCGACGCTGCTCGACCAGCTCTTCGACCAGCTCCTGGGCGACTTCTCCTCGGACCGCCGCGAGGCGGTGTCGCGGTTCCTGGGAGACGTGGGCAAGGACACCTCGCTCATCCCCCAGCTCACCCCCGAGGGAATCGACCTGTTCAACGCGGCCTGCTCGGACCGGCCCACCGTGCGCTACGGCTCGGTGATTACCCAGGCCCGGCCCCCGTCCCTGCGCACCCGGCTGTCCACGGGGTTGGATCCCTACGCGCAGCTCACCCACACGGTGTACGCGTTCTTCTACGGCCAGACGCGGAACATGCCGCTCAACCGCATCCCGCTGCACACCGCGGAGCAGACGGCCGCGCTGGTGCAGGCCTACGGGGCCCTGCCCCACGCCGAGGCCTGTGACGGCATCGTCCCCACGCGCTCCCAGGTCTACGGCCAGGTGATTGGCGCGGTGCGGGCCGACCACCTGGATGCCATCGGCCACTTCGACCAGCCCACGCACCACCCGCCCCACGTGGACTGGCTCATCTCCGGCTCCGGCTTCCGCAGGCCCCAGTTCGAGAAGCTCTGGAAGGACGTGTCCGGCTTCCTGCTGAACGAGTGACGCGCGGCATGGCTCGCCTGCCCCCTTGCCCTCCGGCCGGGGAACAACGGGTTGGCGGATGTCCTCACCATCTCCAATCTACTGAGGCCCGCAGGCCATTCCGCCGCGTGGCATGACGCTGGGGAACGCGGACATGAAATTTACGAGTCACGTCAATCTTCCCGCCGATGCGCGCGAGGATCTCATTGATGTTCTGAACGTCAACCTGGCCAACGCCGTGGACCTGCACTGGCAGGTGAAGCAGGCGCACTGGAACATCCGCGGCAAGCACTTCATCAGCCGCCACCAGTTGTTCGACAGCCTGGCCGACCACCTGCGCACCCAGGCGGACGCCATGGCCGAGCGCGCGGGCACCCTGGGCGGCTACGCCGAGGGCACCATCCGCCTGGCGGCCAAGAACAGCCAGCTGCCCGAGTACGACTTGCAGGCCGTGGATGGGGATGCCCACCTCTCGGCCCTGGTGGACCGCTTCGCGCGGTACGCGGCGAGCATCCGTGACGGCATCCAACGCTCCGAGGCGCTGGAGGACCCCGTGACGGTGGACCTGCTCACGCAAACCCTGGGCGTGGTGGAGCTCGACCTGTGGTTCCTGGAGAGCCACCTGCAGGGCGATGCGCGCACCACCGCCAACCGCTCCCGCCGTGACGACGTGCAGCTGCCCGGCAATGCCTGATGAGGCGCGCCCGGGAGGGTGGCCCCCGCTTTCGTCAAGCGCGGGGCCCATCCGGGCCGTATAAGAGGACCCCCAATGGCCACCCCCATGAGGGTCCTCACATGATCGATCTCTATACGTTCACCACGCCCAACGGGCAGAAGGCCTCCATCGCTCTGGAAGAGCTGGAGCTGCCCTACACCGTGCACGTGGTGAACATCGCCCAGGGCGAGCAGTTCCGGCCGGAGTTCCTGGCCATCAACCCCAACAACAAGATTCCCGCCATCGTGGACCACTCGGTGCCCGGAGGGCTGAAGCTCTTCGAGTCCGGCGCCATCCTGCTGTACCTGGCGGAGAAGACGGGGCGGCTCTTGCCCACGGACCCGGCGGGCAAGGCCGAGGTGACGCAGTGGCTGATGTTCCAGATGGGCGGCGTGGGCCCGATGCTGGGGCAGCTCGGCTTCTTCACCCGCTACGCCCCCACGAAAATCCCCCTGGCCATCGACCGCTACCGCAACGAGAGCAGCCGCATCCTGGGCGTCCTGGACCGGCACCTGAGCGGCCGGGACTACGTGGCGCGCGCGTACTCCGTGGCGGACATCGCCCTGTACCCCTGGCTGGCGGCGGCCCGGAACTTCTACCCGGAGCTCTTCCGGTCCCTGACCGGGATTCCTCAGTGGATGGAGCGCGTGGGGGCCCGTCCCGCGGTCCAGCGGGGGATGAAGGTCCCCCAGCTCGCGCGTTGAATTCCCATGGCTTCCCTCGAACAGCTCACCTTCCAGAACCCCTACGCCTCCCTGCCCCCTGAGTTCTCCGTCCGGGTGCGGCCCGCGCCGCTGGCGGAGGCGCGGGTGGTGAGCGTCAGCCCGGAGGCGCTCCGGCTGCTGGACCTGGATGAGGCCGAGGCCCAGCGCCCGGAGTTCCGGGACGTGATGAACGGCGCGCGGCTGCTGCCGGGCATGGAGCCCGTGGCCACCGTGTACGCCGGGCACCAGTTCGGCGTGTACGTGCCCCGGCTGGGCGATGGGCGCGCGCTGCTCCTGGGCGAGGTGCGCAACGCGGCGGGCGAGCGCTGGGAGGTGCAGCTCAAGGGCTCGGGCCCGACGCCCTTCTCGCGCATGGGCGATGGGCGCGCGGTGCTGCGCTCCACCATCCGCGAGTACCTCTGCAGCGAGGCCATGCACGCGCTGGGCATTCCCACCACCCGCGCCCTGTGCATCCTCGGCAGCCCCGAGGCCGTCTACCGCGAGGAGGTGGAGACGGGCGCCCTGCTGGTGCGGATGGCCCCCTCGCACGTGCGCTTCGGCACCTTCGAGTACTTCGCCCACACCGAGCAGACCGGGCACGTGGCCCTGCTCGCCGACCACGTCATCGCCCGGCACTTCCCCCACCTGGAGGGGGCGCCGGAGCGGCACACCCGGCTGTTCTCGGAGGTGGTGGACCGCACCGCGCGCCTCATCGCGCAGTGGCAGGCGGTGGGCTTTGCCCACGGGGTGATGAACACGGACAACATGTCCATCCTGGGCCTCACCCTGGACTACGGCCCCTACGGCTTCCTGGACGACTTCGAGCCGGGCTTCATCTGCAACCACTCGGACCACACGGGGCGCTACGCCTTCGACCAGCAGCCCCGCATCGCCCTGTGGAACCTGGCGTGCCTGGCGCAGGCGCTCCTGTCGCTCGTGCCGGAGGCGGCGCTGCGCGCGGCGCTGGAGACGTTCGCCCCCACCTACTCCGCCCAGTGGCAGGCCCGGATGCGGCAGAAGCTGGGCCTGCGCGAGACGCGGGAGGAGGACCGGGGCCTGCTGGAGACGCTGCTGGCGCGGATGGCGGAGTCCCGCACGGACTACACCCGCTTCTTCCGGGCCCTGGGGCACTTCGACGCCTCGCCCCAGGCGGACAACGCCTCCCTGCGGGCGATGTTCGCCGCGCCGGAGGGCTTCGATGCGTGGGCCGCCCTGTACCGCACGCGGCTGGCCGCCGAGGGGAGCGTGGACGCCGAGCGCCGCGAGCGCATGGCGCGCGTCAACCCCAAGTACGTGCTGCGCAACTACCTGGCCCAGACGGCCATCGCCCGGGCCCAGCAAGGGGACTTCAGCGAGGTGGACCGCCTGCGCGCGGTGCTCTCGCGCCCCTACGAGGACCAGCCGGGCGCGGAGGCCTACGCCGAGCCCCCGCCGCACTGGGGCCGGTGCCTCGAGGTGAGCTGCAGTTCCTGACGGTTCCCGGACGGGCCGGGGACTCCGGGCGTGTACTTTGCGTCAATCGGCGGCCGCCGGGAGCCGGCCTGCTTGCCGGCTCCGGCGAGGCAACCGACCCTTCGGAGAATGGTCTCCGACTTCACCCAATTGCCCGCCCGGGGCGAGCAAGGCGCGATCCACGTCGTCGTCGAGTCCCCCCGCGGCTCCACCGTGAAGCTGAAGTACGAGCCGAAGCTGCGGGCCTTCACCATCAGCCGGCCGCTGACGCGGGGGCTGCGCTACCCCTTCGACTGGGGCTTCATCCCCGGCACCCGGGGGCCCGATGGGGACCCGCTGGACGCCCTGGTGTACTGGGACGTGGCCACGTGGCCGGGCGTGGTGTTGCCCTGCCGGGCGCTGGGCGTCCTCCAGGTGGAGCAGAAGAAATCCGGAGGCCAGGGCCGCGAGCGCAACGACCGGCTGCTGATGGTGCCCGTGTCCGCGGCGCGCTCCGAGCACCTGCACAGCCATGAGGACGTGTCCCAGCGCGAGCGGGAGGAGCTGGAGCACTTCTTCCTCACCGTCG is part of the Stigmatella aurantiaca genome and encodes:
- a CDS encoding HAD family hydrolase; translated protein: MSLPPPRALIFDLGNVLVFHDNGLLFHRLGARAGLPPQEVAQRLTGAGWTAANRGQLDAEGIRRDVCGALGVELPLEEFAPLWSSHFTVHEAVLPSVEALEGRVKRVLLSNTNVLHVAYLRPRLPLLQRFDAVLMSCEVGLVKPEPAFFQLALERAGCAPHEAAFFDDLPEYVEAANALGIRGHLFTTAPAFAAQLAALGL
- a CDS encoding adenylate/guanylate cyclase domain-containing protein, whose product is MVEAPQAEIRSVTAVMFTAMVSREARVPQEEALEGELRAEHARLVRELLPRQGGREVKATEDGFLLAFDGGLPAVRFGVALQDALRCYNQQAPAGRQMALRIGVHVGPVVSLGGDLFGEGVNLAARIEALARPGTLYVSEAVMRQVDGHALPPALRFRRNALKGLRLPVEVFRIEPREAPPRPRLLARVRSLLAPKRARG
- a CDS encoding glutathione S-transferase N-terminal domain-containing protein encodes the protein MIDLYTFTTPNGQKASIALEELELPYTVHVVNIAQGEQFRPEFLAINPNNKIPAIVDHSVPGGLKLFESGAILLYLAEKTGRLLPTDPAGKAEVTQWLMFQMGGVGPMLGQLGFFTRYAPTKIPLAIDRYRNESSRILGVLDRHLSGRDYVARAYSVADIALYPWLAAARNFYPELFRSLTGIPQWMERVGARPAVQRGMKVPQLAR
- a CDS encoding protein adenylyltransferase SelO, with amino-acid sequence MASLEQLTFQNPYASLPPEFSVRVRPAPLAEARVVSVSPEALRLLDLDEAEAQRPEFRDVMNGARLLPGMEPVATVYAGHQFGVYVPRLGDGRALLLGEVRNAAGERWEVQLKGSGPTPFSRMGDGRAVLRSTIREYLCSEAMHALGIPTTRALCILGSPEAVYREEVETGALLVRMAPSHVRFGTFEYFAHTEQTGHVALLADHVIARHFPHLEGAPERHTRLFSEVVDRTARLIAQWQAVGFAHGVMNTDNMSILGLTLDYGPYGFLDDFEPGFICNHSDHTGRYAFDQQPRIALWNLACLAQALLSLVPEAALRAALETFAPTYSAQWQARMRQKLGLRETREEDRGLLETLLARMAESRTDYTRFFRALGHFDASPQADNASLRAMFAAPEGFDAWAALYRTRLAAEGSVDAERRERMARVNPKYVLRNYLAQTAIARAQQGDFSEVDRLRAVLSRPYEDQPGAEAYAEPPPHWGRCLEVSCSS
- a CDS encoding glutathione S-transferase family protein, whose product is MAELTLVVASKNYSSWSLRPYLALAHVGQPFREVVVPLGEADTARSVARYSPSGRLPALQHGELVIWDSLAICEYLAETFPEARLWPQAAAARAHARSVVAEMHSGFQALREHMPMNIRARKPGRARPPAVDENIARIQAVWAECRGRFGQGGPFLYGHFTIADAFFAPVVTRFVTYDVTLDALGQAYRDTVLALPAFQAWAEAGKAEPLIARYEQL
- a CDS encoding esterase/lipase family protein, with product MPPKQHIYLVPGFFGFTNLGELLYFGHVRDFLQAEFARRGVEAEVVAILSHPTASIRQRTADLLKAVQETASEDEGPIHFIGHSTGGLDSRLFVSPGASLREGLALELYASRVRSVVTVSTPHAGTPLASFFLGLFGQQLLRLLSLFTVYVLRFGRLPLRVMFRLGHVLARADDQLGWKATLLDQLFDQLLGDFSSDRREAVSRFLGDVGKDTSLIPQLTPEGIDLFNAACSDRPTVRYGSVITQARPPSLRTRLSTGLDPYAQLTHTVYAFFYGQTRNMPLNRIPLHTAEQTAALVQAYGALPHAEACDGIVPTRSQVYGQVIGAVRADHLDAIGHFDQPTHHPPHVDWLISGSGFRRPQFEKLWKDVSGFLLNE
- the dps gene encoding DNA starvation/stationary phase protection protein Dps gives rise to the protein MKFTSHVNLPADAREDLIDVLNVNLANAVDLHWQVKQAHWNIRGKHFISRHQLFDSLADHLRTQADAMAERAGTLGGYAEGTIRLAAKNSQLPEYDLQAVDGDAHLSALVDRFARYAASIRDGIQRSEALEDPVTVDLLTQTLGVVELDLWFLESHLQGDARTTANRSRRDDVQLPGNA
- a CDS encoding inorganic diphosphatase, with product MVSDFTQLPARGEQGAIHVVVESPRGSTVKLKYEPKLRAFTISRPLTRGLRYPFDWGFIPGTRGPDGDPLDALVYWDVATWPGVVLPCRALGVLQVEQKKSGGQGRERNDRLLMVPVSAARSEHLHSHEDVSQREREELEHFFLTVVAFANKDARILGWQGPEEAERLVKESTGG